Proteins encoded in a region of the Shewanella polaris genome:
- a CDS encoding cell division protein ZapC: MLLMPNKDWQWEYNENLKLLSISLGSEMEFLTPYKPKFLIPDALSAAEFTLEHAKFYIKMLETLPKILHISDAGIVQTALNATAAHFLLQSQMPKSWFFDVSDECVYCDVGKLFQLNCGYSKVLALVIDNGLQAATVMILSQYCQLTESKSLAQFDTIKVMHNRLHPLRKAKQVVAA, translated from the coding sequence ATGTTATTGATGCCAAATAAGGACTGGCAATGGGAATATAATGAAAACTTAAAGTTATTGAGTATTTCGTTAGGTTCCGAGATGGAGTTCTTAACTCCATACAAACCAAAGTTTTTAATTCCAGATGCATTGAGTGCAGCTGAATTTACACTTGAACACGCAAAATTCTATATTAAAATGTTAGAAACATTACCTAAAATACTACATATTTCAGATGCAGGTATTGTTCAAACCGCCCTCAATGCCACAGCGGCCCATTTCCTATTGCAATCGCAAATGCCGAAATCTTGGTTTTTTGATGTCAGTGATGAGTGTGTTTATTGCGATGTAGGCAAACTATTTCAACTTAACTGTGGTTACTCTAAAGTATTAGCTTTAGTGATTGACAATGGCTTACAAGCTGCCACAGTAATGATCTTGTCGCAATATTGTCAATTAACTGAAAGTAAATCATTAGCACAATTTGACACGATTAAAGTAATGCATAATCGATTACATCCTCTGCGTAAAGCTAAACAAGTTGTAGCAGCGTAA
- the gloB gene encoding hydroxyacylglutathione hydrolase, protein MLNVHTIPAFNDNYIWLIHQESSHFAYVVDPGCGQSVIDYIATTDLELVGILITHHHADHTGGITLLQQHFNHTLKVYGPSNEKIAGLTYPLSIESKTTLDIPHLGATTVMAVPGHTLGHIAYYMQQSLFCGDTLFSAGCGRLFEGTPEQMLKSLSMLAQLPDDTKVYCAHEYTQANIDFALHVTPKNQQLIEYADKVKRLRAQNIPSIPSSIGIEKAINPFLRCHINETQLAISAHFKLNKIDTIQTFTKLRLWKDSF, encoded by the coding sequence ATGCTTAACGTTCATACAATCCCAGCGTTCAACGACAATTACATTTGGTTGATTCATCAAGAAAGCAGCCATTTTGCTTATGTTGTTGACCCTGGCTGTGGTCAAAGTGTTATTGATTATATCGCGACCACCGATCTTGAGTTAGTCGGGATATTAATCACCCATCATCATGCAGATCATACTGGCGGTATTACACTGCTTCAACAACATTTTAACCATACTCTGAAGGTATATGGTCCAAGTAATGAGAAGATCGCAGGGTTAACATATCCTCTTAGTATTGAATCGAAAACAACGCTCGACATTCCCCATTTAGGAGCAACAACTGTAATGGCCGTTCCAGGCCACACCTTAGGACATATTGCATATTATATGCAGCAAAGCTTATTTTGCGGTGACACCTTGTTTAGTGCTGGTTGCGGACGATTATTTGAAGGTACTCCAGAACAAATGCTTAAATCACTGTCAATGCTTGCACAACTTCCCGATGACACCAAGGTGTACTGTGCGCATGAATACACCCAGGCAAACATTGATTTTGCATTACATGTCACACCCAAAAATCAGCAATTGATTGAGTATGCTGATAAGGTTAAACGCTTAAGAGCACAAAATATACCGAGTATTCCGAGTTCAATAGGCATTGAAAAAGCTATCAATCCATTTTTACGTTGCCATATAAATGAGACTCAGCTCGCAATTTCAGCTCATTTTAAATTAAACAAAATAGATACTATTCAAACATTTACTAAACTAAGGTTATGGAAGGATAGTTTTTGA
- the rnhA gene encoding ribonuclease HI: MAELKQLYIFTDGSCLGNPGPGGYGVVMKYKHQHHEMADGFSLTTNNRMELLAPIIALETLYEPCNIILTSDSQYMRQGIMTWIHGWKKKGWITSTKQPVKNVDLWKRLDAVSQLHKIDWRWVKGHAGHVENERCDVLARKAAEAKPQQPDKGYQPE, translated from the coding sequence ATGGCCGAACTCAAACAGCTGTATATTTTTACTGATGGCTCTTGCTTAGGAAATCCCGGACCCGGTGGCTATGGTGTGGTCATGAAATATAAACATCAGCACCATGAAATGGCCGATGGCTTCTCATTAACAACCAATAATCGTATGGAGCTTTTAGCGCCGATAATCGCGCTAGAGACGTTATATGAGCCATGCAACATCATTTTAACTAGCGACAGTCAATATATGCGACAAGGTATTATGACGTGGATCCATGGTTGGAAGAAAAAAGGCTGGATAACCTCAACCAAACAACCTGTGAAGAATGTTGATTTATGGAAACGTTTAGACGCGGTCAGCCAATTACACAAAATTGACTGGCGTTGGGTAAAAGGTCATGCCGGCCATGTTGAAAATGAACGCTGTGACGTGTTGGCAAGAAAAGCCGCTGAAGCTAAACCACAACAACCCGATAAAGGTTATCAGCCAGAATAA
- a CDS encoding putative 4-hydroxy-4-methyl-2-oxoglutarate aldolase has protein sequence MLDLLPDLFDHYPDQLTLLLNPWQSFGAKSIFYGEVVTVKCFEDNSKVKSELAKKGHGKVLVVDGGGSCRRALLGDMIALNAYKNGWEGIIINGCIRDAGTINTMQIGVQALGTNPIKTDKKDVGEVNVIIEIAGVSIHPGMMIYADLNGIAVSKQSLDLSILQ, from the coding sequence ATGTTAGATTTATTACCTGATTTATTCGATCATTATCCTGATCAATTGACGTTATTGCTAAATCCATGGCAATCGTTTGGTGCAAAGTCGATATTTTATGGTGAGGTGGTGACTGTTAAATGTTTTGAAGATAATTCTAAGGTAAAGTCAGAATTAGCCAAAAAAGGCCATGGGAAGGTATTGGTTGTAGATGGCGGTGGATCATGTCGGCGTGCGTTACTGGGTGACATGATAGCGCTTAACGCTTATAAAAATGGCTGGGAAGGCATCATTATTAATGGTTGCATCCGTGATGCTGGAACCATCAACACCATGCAAATTGGCGTGCAAGCTTTAGGCACTAATCCAATTAAAACAGACAAAAAAGACGTAGGTGAAGTCAATGTGATTATTGAGATTGCTGGCGTCAGTATTCACCCCGGAATGATGATCTATGCAGATCTCAATGGTATTGCTGTAAGCAAACAATCATTAGACCTGTCTATTTTACAGTAG
- a CDS encoding class I SAM-dependent methyltransferase: protein MLKPLIWQDLPYGELLQAEIDAKLAPWWPRIFGYHLLKVGALSSHLNSLQCNIARHFSVYDGVGASIQADTHYLPIQQNSIDAVLSCFLLEFESDPYQILREFDRVLIKSGYIFIIGFNPISPAFIGKILPKYQTQLPWDGQFFMPSRVKDWLGLLGYQVLADERFMYHSLLGQRGANMSYQANEPYQSSWWQKSIATWLPSTGSVYLIVARKMTIPLTPIKDKAKLKAPNWSAAPSAGRSGLTQNEHVKTPILKSAKS from the coding sequence ATGTTAAAACCCCTTATTTGGCAAGATTTACCTTATGGAGAATTGTTGCAAGCCGAGATAGACGCTAAGCTAGCGCCTTGGTGGCCACGGATATTCGGCTATCATTTACTAAAAGTGGGGGCGTTAAGCAGCCATCTAAACAGCTTACAATGCAATATTGCACGCCATTTTTCTGTTTATGACGGCGTCGGTGCTAGTATTCAGGCCGATACCCATTATTTACCGATACAACAAAACTCAATTGACGCAGTTTTAAGTTGCTTTTTACTTGAATTTGAATCAGATCCGTATCAGATTTTGCGTGAATTCGATCGGGTGTTAATCAAAAGTGGTTATATTTTCATTATTGGTTTTAATCCAATAAGCCCCGCTTTTATTGGTAAAATTCTGCCTAAATATCAAACTCAACTACCTTGGGATGGACAGTTTTTTATGCCATCAAGAGTTAAAGATTGGCTTGGACTATTGGGTTATCAAGTATTGGCCGACGAACGTTTTATGTACCATTCGTTATTAGGACAACGTGGCGCTAATATGTCTTATCAAGCCAACGAACCTTATCAATCTTCATGGTGGCAAAAAAGTATTGCTACCTGGTTGCCGAGTACCGGCAGTGTCTATTTAATTGTCGCTCGGAAAATGACGATTCCGCTCACTCCAATCAAAGATAAAGCAAAATTAAAAGCGCCTAACTGGTCTGCCGCACCATCAGCAGGCAGAAGTGGTTTGACTCAAAATGAGCATGTTAAAACACCTATATTGAAATCTGCAAAATCATAA
- a CDS encoding AsmA family protein yields the protein MKVVKWILAIGLTLVVGVTVYLTMFFDLNNFKPQIVDAVKKQTGRDLQITQDLSWSIFPSLGIKLGGISLSNPDGFTPVSMLDVNEAVANVALMPLFSQQIEVDLLKLDGLTLNLVTQKDGETSFDGLTAEKSIETPQSATSNSEAVSLQTLDIGGIELTNTNINLIDMASNTTQTFSLKSFTLGQFSLGQFADFAYEFSATLPDMQLASSGQGKIKVDQALNNITINDFAMVHKASGDSLPGKAVTAELTTQMTMALDAKTLELQLTKMSAMTLAATGDIKVNYGNSIPKIVMNLDVGDIDVDALLPKQEGDAKETEGTPETAPSQEPDLSALKSVDLTLNLTAKSIKVSNMLTQNWQMKMAINKGILNLSSLTADLYEGKLALSAKLDGRKAVPTYQFDKKLTGVNIRPLLIDAAEVDLISGTASFEVNGSGSSLLPDNLKKNLDAVGKFEVADGSLYGVNIPQMIRSAQQKLKGDLSADNKEELKTDFTSLTGSFTMKDAVVTNPDLAMASPLIRLSGKGTANIASEALDYTLTTSVVGSLSGQGDADESLKGVNIPLTIKGTFQEPKFGIDTKALLEGQFKDEADKAKEKLKDGLFKKLGL from the coding sequence ATGAAAGTAGTAAAGTGGATATTAGCAATTGGGCTAACCTTAGTAGTGGGCGTGACGGTCTACTTAACAATGTTTTTCGACCTTAATAATTTTAAACCGCAGATAGTTGATGCCGTCAAAAAACAAACGGGTCGAGACTTACAAATAACTCAAGATCTGAGTTGGAGCATTTTTCCTTCATTAGGGATTAAATTGGGTGGGATTTCACTCTCTAACCCAGATGGTTTCACCCCAGTATCAATGCTGGATGTTAATGAAGCAGTGGCTAATGTGGCACTTATGCCTTTATTTAGCCAACAAATTGAAGTTGACTTATTAAAGCTTGATGGGCTTACACTTAATTTAGTGACTCAAAAAGACGGTGAGACTAGTTTTGATGGTTTAACTGCTGAAAAATCGATTGAAACACCACAATCAGCCACAAGCAACTCAGAAGCAGTGTCTTTACAGACTCTAGATATTGGTGGTATCGAACTCACAAATACTAATATCAATTTAATTGATATGGCGAGCAATACTACTCAAACATTTAGTTTGAAAAGTTTTACTCTTGGTCAGTTTAGCCTAGGTCAATTTGCTGATTTTGCTTATGAGTTTTCAGCGACACTACCTGATATGCAGCTTGCATCATCTGGACAAGGCAAAATAAAGGTAGACCAAGCTTTAAATAACATCACTATTAATGACTTTGCTATGGTACATAAAGCCAGCGGTGACAGTTTGCCTGGTAAAGCGGTTACTGCAGAGCTCACGACACAAATGACTATGGCATTAGATGCCAAAACATTAGAGCTGCAATTAACTAAAATGTCAGCGATGACGTTAGCGGCAACTGGCGATATTAAGGTTAACTATGGCAACAGTATTCCTAAAATTGTGATGAATCTTGATGTTGGCGATATTGATGTCGATGCATTACTGCCAAAGCAAGAAGGTGATGCGAAAGAAACTGAGGGTACTCCCGAAACTGCGCCAAGCCAAGAACCTGATTTATCAGCATTGAAAAGTGTCGACTTAACACTTAACTTAACGGCTAAATCAATTAAAGTCAGTAATATGCTAACGCAAAATTGGCAAATGAAAATGGCTATTAATAAAGGCATATTGAACTTGTCGTCGCTTACAGCTGATTTATATGAAGGTAAATTAGCGCTTAGCGCAAAATTAGATGGTCGCAAAGCGGTGCCCACATATCAATTCGATAAAAAACTCACTGGTGTTAATATTCGTCCGTTATTAATTGATGCGGCTGAAGTTGATTTGATTTCTGGTACTGCTAGCTTTGAAGTTAACGGTAGTGGTTCGAGTTTACTTCCAGACAATCTTAAAAAGAATCTTGATGCAGTAGGCAAGTTTGAAGTGGCTGATGGCTCGCTTTATGGGGTTAACATTCCACAAATGATCCGCAGTGCTCAGCAAAAATTAAAAGGTGATTTGTCTGCTGACAATAAAGAAGAGTTGAAAACGGACTTTACCAGTTTGACAGGTAGTTTCACGATGAAAGATGCTGTTGTGACTAATCCTGATTTAGCGATGGCTTCACCGTTAATTCGTTTAAGCGGTAAGGGCACAGCAAACATTGCTTCTGAAGCGTTGGATTACACCTTGACTACCAGTGTAGTGGGATCTTTATCAGGTCAAGGTGATGCTGATGAGTCACTAAAAGGTGTTAATATTCCTTTAACTATCAAAGGTACATTCCAAGAACCTAAGTTTGGCATTGATACAAAAGCATTGTTAGAAGGCCAGTTTAAAGATGAAGCCGATAAAGCCAAAGAAAAGTTAAAAGATGGATTGTTCAAGAAGCTTGGACTGTAA
- a CDS encoding lytic transglycosylase: MKANFIIIAGCMLAVTGCQTLHTAEPSSDSSNKTVNTNVKNKKSSTVTLEQIEEQVAEVNDLWFRIDNQMHFPVVDNVLVNQYRQWYIDNPQHLEIVTQRAKPYLYYIVEQLEQRNLPIELALLPIVESGFDPLAYSTSNASGLWQLTAPTALSFGVKTNWWYDGRRDVASSTKAALDLMEYLYAKMGQNWLYTIAAYNSGEGRVFNAIKHNQARGKSTDFWSLSLPRETTHYVPQLLALADVIKHADKYGINLAAIDNLPQIEVVNIESQLDINLAADLAQIDISDLKAINPGLKRWATAPQGPHHLIVPSEKASTFKRALATIEPDSRINWVRYKIKSGDSISEIADQFETTATLIRSSNGIKGNNIIAGRFLIIPVAAKDPDLVTMIADQVLARKTVIKSSVNKQTYTVKSGDSLWKIAQTHQVSVAQLSKWNNLKKQSTLSVGKSLVIYPNEVSINTAGNEKTVNYRVQSGDSLARIALKYKVTVAELIEWNSLEKSTLIQPGQILKLIVTNS; the protein is encoded by the coding sequence ATGAAAGCTAACTTTATTATTATAGCTGGCTGTATGCTGGCTGTAACAGGGTGCCAGACACTCCATACTGCAGAGCCAAGTTCTGATAGTTCAAATAAGACCGTTAACACTAATGTTAAAAATAAAAAATCGTCTACGGTAACCCTTGAGCAAATTGAAGAACAAGTCGCCGAGGTAAATGATTTATGGTTCAGGATCGACAATCAAATGCATTTTCCGGTTGTTGATAATGTATTAGTAAACCAATACCGACAATGGTATATCGATAATCCACAACATTTAGAAATTGTCACTCAACGTGCTAAGCCATATCTATATTACATCGTAGAGCAGCTTGAACAACGTAATTTACCCATAGAACTTGCTTTATTACCTATTGTTGAAAGTGGTTTTGATCCACTAGCCTATTCAACGAGTAATGCTTCTGGTTTATGGCAATTAACCGCACCTACTGCGTTGTCATTTGGTGTAAAAACCAATTGGTGGTATGACGGACGACGTGATGTTGCCTCATCAACAAAAGCCGCGTTAGATTTAATGGAATACCTATACGCCAAAATGGGGCAAAACTGGTTATACACCATTGCTGCTTATAATTCAGGTGAAGGCAGGGTATTCAATGCGATTAAACATAACCAAGCCAGAGGAAAGTCCACAGATTTTTGGTCTTTATCTCTTCCAAGAGAAACGACTCACTATGTCCCCCAACTGTTAGCGTTGGCAGATGTCATTAAACATGCTGATAAATACGGTATCAATTTAGCGGCAATTGATAACTTACCTCAAATTGAAGTCGTCAATATTGAAAGCCAATTAGACATAAACTTAGCAGCAGATCTCGCTCAAATAGACATAAGTGATTTAAAAGCGATTAATCCAGGTTTAAAGCGCTGGGCAACAGCCCCGCAAGGTCCACATCACTTAATTGTGCCTAGCGAAAAAGCTTCAACCTTCAAACGAGCATTAGCGACTATCGAACCAGACTCTAGGATTAATTGGGTTCGTTATAAAATAAAATCTGGCGACAGTATTAGTGAAATTGCCGATCAATTTGAAACAACAGCCACCTTAATACGAAGCAGCAACGGTATTAAAGGAAATAATATTATTGCTGGTAGGTTTTTAATTATTCCTGTTGCAGCAAAAGATCCAGACTTAGTCACTATGATTGCAGACCAAGTTCTAGCTCGTAAAACGGTGATCAAATCTAGCGTAAATAAACAAACCTATACCGTTAAGTCCGGTGATTCATTATGGAAAATTGCCCAAACTCATCAAGTCAGTGTAGCGCAATTAAGTAAGTGGAATAACCTTAAAAAACAATCTACCTTAAGCGTTGGTAAATCGTTAGTTATCTATCCTAATGAAGTTTCTATTAATACTGCAGGCAATGAGAAAACGGTTAACTATCGAGTGCAATCTGGCGATTCGCTAGCGCGTATAGCACTGAAATACAAAGTTACGGTGGCCGAACTCATTGAATGGAACAGTCTAGAAAAAAGTACCTTGATCCAGCCTGGGCAAATACTAAAGCTAATTGTGACCAATAGCTAA
- the pyrD gene encoding quinone-dependent dihydroorotate dehydrogenase, which produces MFYTLAQKVMFQMDPELAHHLAIGSLKMTGNTPLNYFYRQQVKSAPVNCMGLTFPNPVGLAAGMDKDGESMDAFHAMGFGHIEVGTVTPRPQAGNDQPRLFRLKPAKGIINRMGFNNKGVDNLVRNLMAKKSDIMVGVNIGKNKDTPIEQGKDDYLICMEKVYQHCSYIAVNISSPNTPGLRSMQYGELLDDLLSSIKAKQTELAAKYGKYVPVALKIAPDLSNDEIRAIADSVISNQFDGVIATNTTLSRDNVVGLKNAEETGGLSGKPLADLSTKVIKQLAICLQGKIPIIGVGGINSAADAMAKFDAGSTMVQIYSGFIYQGPKLIDQIVNAYCAK; this is translated from the coding sequence ATGTTTTACACACTCGCGCAAAAAGTAATGTTTCAGATGGACCCAGAGTTAGCACATCATTTAGCTATTGGCAGTTTGAAAATGACAGGAAATACTCCATTAAATTATTTCTACCGTCAGCAGGTAAAATCTGCACCAGTTAATTGTATGGGGCTAACTTTTCCTAATCCTGTTGGTCTTGCAGCCGGAATGGATAAAGATGGCGAATCAATGGATGCTTTTCATGCAATGGGTTTTGGCCATATTGAAGTTGGAACTGTTACTCCACGCCCGCAAGCTGGTAATGACCAACCTCGTTTATTTAGATTAAAGCCTGCTAAAGGGATTATTAATCGCATGGGTTTTAACAATAAAGGTGTTGATAATCTAGTTCGTAATTTGATGGCCAAAAAGTCTGACATTATGGTTGGTGTAAATATAGGTAAAAATAAAGATACACCAATAGAGCAGGGCAAAGATGACTATTTAATTTGCATGGAAAAAGTATATCAACATTGCAGTTATATTGCGGTTAACATCTCTTCTCCTAACACTCCTGGTTTACGTTCAATGCAATACGGTGAGCTACTCGATGATTTACTTAGTTCAATTAAGGCTAAGCAAACTGAGCTAGCTGCTAAATATGGAAAATACGTTCCTGTTGCATTAAAGATTGCGCCTGATTTAAGCAATGACGAAATTAGAGCCATTGCTGATTCAGTAATCAGTAATCAGTTTGATGGCGTGATAGCAACTAACACCACATTAAGTCGTGATAACGTGGTGGGCTTAAAGAATGCTGAGGAAACGGGCGGACTAAGTGGTAAACCTTTGGCCGATTTATCAACTAAAGTGATCAAACAATTAGCGATCTGTTTGCAAGGTAAGATCCCGATCATTGGTGTTGGTGGGATCAATAGTGCTGCGGATGCGATGGCTAAATTTGATGCAGGCTCAACCATGGTGCAGATATATTCAGGTTTTATTTATCAAGGACCTAAATTGATCGATCAGATAGTCAATGCGTATTGCGCAAAATAA